A genomic stretch from Microcebus murinus isolate Inina chromosome 19, M.murinus_Inina_mat1.0, whole genome shotgun sequence includes:
- the LOC105879742 gene encoding transmembrane protein 180: MTLLNIKPIAWAYCMITLGAEMLNSVFSFYYVKLFLHLYKISDMAFYQAQIIFMIWNVLNNLIGYFHDHSKAECCSSRHVSILCCAPLYAIAFLLPWFPWKYYQEGDWLSGLHLVVSLCAFDSTLTCVQQAQCALFTEIYTRHESRLQLIKINQVASLVASTSILFCGLISNNMEILPYFQAVAIVIAFLAAASLYTGMYYMRRFELKRSPKENLLLESEEDLAWTTVILAMRHILSQKNFYLFLVVNFFQVFHLTFFNNFMMIFADNLIPRNVLSSSIRSIMYGAGFICSQCLVLTSLSWLKKCGYYKIILISFYLEGIASIVMLLLGQQYYYCVALYLTFIMVILRASFSLFNLPLSDMVDVDLLKFNRQSSFPSLVYGINALFVKPAQSLVPTMILSRLNQHGYGNPNSSVLPSLHDAMFGLICLVPLGTAIIQILVWSLFSTRNKTGYIGTF; this comes from the exons ATGACACTTTTAAATATCAAACCCATTGCTTGGGCATACTGTATGATAACATTAGGGGCTGAAATGCTAAATTCTGTCTTCAGTTTCTACTATGTGAAACTTTTTCTACATCTGTACAAGATTTCAGACATGGCCTTTTATCAAGCCCAG ATAATCTTTATGATCTGGAATGTTCTTAATAACCTGATTGGGTATTTTCACGACCACTCGAAGGCTGAATGCTGCTCAAGTCGTCATGTTTCTATCTTGTGTTGTGCCCCTTTGTATGCAATAGCCTTCCTGCTTCCTTGGTTCCCTTGGAAATACTATCAAGAAGGTGACTGGCTTAGTGGACTTCACCTGGTGGTATCCTTGTGTGCTTTTGATAGCACACTCACCTGTGTTCAGCAAGCCCAATGTGCACTGTTTACAGAGATTTACACTAGACATGAAAGCAGGCTGCAGCTTATTAAAATTAACCAAGTGGCATCACTGGTAGCATCTACCAGTATCCTTTTCTGTGGCCTCATCTCTAATAACATGGAAATTTTGCCCTATTTTCAGGCTGTTGCTATTGTCATTGCCTTTCTTGCTGCTGCCAGCCTTTACACTGGCATGTACTACATGAGACGTTTTGAACTTAAAAGAAGCCCCAAGGAAAATCTCCTCTTAGAAAGTGAAGAGGATCTCGCCTGGACCACTGTCATCTTAGCCATGAGACACATCTTGTCCCAGAAGAACTTTTACCTCTTTCTGGTAGTGAATTTCTTTCAAGTCTTTCATTTAACCTTCTTCAACAACTTCATGATGATCTTTGCAGACAATCTCATTCCCAggaatgttctttcttcttccataaGGAGCATCATGTATGGGGCAGGCTTTATTTGCTCACAG TGCCTTGTACTTACCAGTCTGTCCTGGCTGAAGAAGTGTGGTTACTATAAGattatcttaatttctttctacctaGAAGGAATAGCTTCCATTGTCATGTTACTTCTGGGACAGCAATACTATTACTGTGTCGCtctttatctcacttttatcat gGTGATTCTGCGAGcttctttttccttgtttaaCCTGCCATTATCTGACATGGTTGATGTAGATTTACTAAAGTTCAATCGGCA GTCATCCTTTCCCTCCTTGGTTTATGGCATCAATGCTTTGTTTGTCAAACCTGCTCAGTCTTTGGTTCCCACGATGATACTCTCTAGGCTAAACCAGCATGGATATGGGAACCCAAACAGCAG